The Methanoculleus sp. 7T genome has a segment encoding these proteins:
- a CDS encoding KH domain-containing protein, whose protein sequence is MTVQEIRIGANRIGALIGKEGATKKALEEKTGTTVQIDSDEGEVRIEGEDAASVLRATDVATAIARGFSPERAFRLLEDEDLTLDVIDLSAVDSSPRQQERLRGRIIGKAG, encoded by the coding sequence ATGACAGTACAGGAAATCAGGATTGGTGCAAACAGGATCGGTGCCCTCATTGGAAAGGAGGGCGCTACGAAGAAGGCGCTGGAGGAGAAGACAGGGACCACGGTTCAGATCGACAGCGACGAGGGTGAGGTGCGGATCGAGGGCGAGGACGCCGCCAGCGTTCTCAGGGCGACCGACGTCGCCACCGCGATTGCACGGGGTTTCTCCCCCGAGCGGGCATTCAGACTCCTGGAGGACGAGGACCTTACTCTTGACGTCATCGACCTCTCCGCGGTAGATTCGTCGCCGCGCCAGCAGGAGCGTCTCCGTGGCAGGATCATCGGGAAGGCCGGAA